Proteins encoded by one window of Desulfovibrio sp. Fe33:
- a CDS encoding amphi-Trp domain-containing protein has protein sequence MEKQKLSVKKVLEYKEAVSYIEDLAKSFKSGTIVLESGEELVVMKPSAQVTVKVEAKVKNDKQKIGFELSWNDTSETDLKIGDAVPAPAVRPESGAPAVKPAAKVPAAKEPAMPPAKNEQAKPPAMADSKIPAKAETPEAEMKTGGKPASEAKPEAPKAAPGKTAAKTAKKNAASKNTAKKPAKTAGKK, from the coding sequence GTGGAAAAGCAGAAACTCAGCGTCAAGAAGGTACTGGAGTACAAGGAAGCGGTGTCCTACATCGAAGACCTTGCCAAAAGCTTCAAATCCGGCACCATCGTTCTGGAAAGCGGTGAGGAGCTGGTGGTCATGAAGCCCTCGGCCCAGGTAACCGTCAAGGTTGAGGCCAAGGTCAAGAACGACAAGCAGAAAATCGGCTTCGAATTGAGCTGGAACGACACATCGGAAACCGACCTTAAAATCGGCGACGCCGTACCCGCCCCCGCGGTACGGCCCGAGAGCGGTGCGCCCGCCGTAAAGCCCGCGGCCAAGGTCCCGGCCGCCAAGGAACCGGCCATGCCTCCTGCCAAAAACGAGCAGGCGAAGCCGCCCGCAATGGCCGACTCAAAGATTCCGGCCAAGGCCGAAACGCCCGAAGCCGAGATGAAAACCGGCGGCAAGCCCGCATCCGAAGCCAAGCCCGAAGCCCCGAAGGCCGCCCCCGGCAAGACTGCCGCCAAGACGGCAAAAAAGAACGCGGCCTCGAAAAATACTGCGAAAAAACCGGCCAAGACCGCCGGCAAGAAATAA
- a CDS encoding ParA family protein — protein sequence MRTIAVLNQKGGVGKTSTAVNLGAALARQDQRVLLLDLDPQAHLTYSLGIMAHELPRTVSAVLMRECPADAVTMEVGPLHVVPASVALAGTEVDLASAEGRESRLRDALSSVSGYDFAILDCPPNLGMLTLNAMVAAGELLVPVQPEFLALQSLGKLMETVKAIRKGWNPDLALTGILMTRYQRTKKLHREIRRKIRDYFGDALLETAIRDNISLAEAPSFGKDIFTYKPRSNGAADYRNLALELLRRGAP from the coding sequence ATGCGCACCATCGCCGTGCTGAACCAGAAAGGGGGCGTGGGCAAGACGTCCACGGCCGTGAACCTGGGAGCCGCCCTGGCCCGTCAGGACCAGCGCGTGCTGCTGCTGGACCTCGATCCCCAGGCGCATCTGACCTACTCGCTGGGCATCATGGCCCACGAGCTGCCCCGAACCGTCAGCGCGGTCCTGATGCGCGAATGTCCCGCAGACGCAGTGACCATGGAGGTCGGCCCGCTCCACGTGGTGCCCGCCTCCGTGGCCCTGGCAGGAACCGAAGTCGACCTGGCCTCGGCTGAGGGACGCGAATCCCGCCTGCGCGATGCCCTCTCCTCCGTCTCGGGCTACGACTTCGCCATCCTCGATTGCCCGCCCAACCTGGGTATGCTCACCCTCAACGCCATGGTTGCCGCCGGAGAGCTGCTCGTTCCGGTGCAGCCCGAATTCCTGGCGCTGCAATCCCTGGGCAAGCTCATGGAAACAGTCAAGGCGATCCGCAAGGGCTGGAACCCGGACCTGGCCCTGACCGGCATTCTCATGACCCGTTACCAGCGTACCAAAAAACTCCACCGCGAGATCCGTCGCAAAATCAGGGACTACTTCGGCGACGCCCTCCTGGAAACGGCCATCCGCGACAATATTTCCCTCGCCGAGGCGCCCAGTTTCGGCAAGGATATCTTCACCTACAAACCCCGCAGCAACGGGGCCGCAGACTATCGGAACCTGGCCCTGGAACTGCTCCGCAGAGGTGCTCCATGA